The region GCGCCGCGTACAGCGCCGAGTACGCCCCACCCACCGCCAAGAGTTCAGCATGCGTCCCCTGCTCCACGATCTGCACGGCCTCCATCACCAGGATGAGGTCGGCGTCGCGGATCGTGGACAGCCGGTGCGCGATCACGAAGCACGTCCGGTCGGACCGCAAAGTACTCTTCGCCTTCTGCACCAGCACCTCGGTCCGCGTATCCACCGAGTTCGTCGCCTCGTCCAAAATCAAGACAGAGGGCCGGGCCAGGAACGCCCGGTCAATCGTCAGCAGCTGCTTCTCGCCGGCGGACACATTGGCGCCCTCGTCGTCGAGCACGGCGCCGTAGCCCTCCGGCAGAGTGCACAAACCGGTCCACATACGCCGTCTTTGCTGCCTCCAGGATCTCCGCTTCGGTAGTCGAAGGCCGGCCGTACGCGATGTTGTCCCGGATGGCCCCCCGAACAGCCAGGAATCATGCAGCACCATGCCCATCCGCAGCACAGCCCGCGCCGGGAGACGGTGGTGACCTCCACGCCGTCGAGCGTTATCCGCCCCGCATCCAGCTCATAGAACCTCATCATCAGGTTCACCAGCGTGACTCGTGGAGCCTATTCGAGGCGAGCACGGCTGTGCGCCGCGACGGTGGCGGACGACGGCGGGACCTCCCGCCGTCGTCCGCTTGCGCTTGGTGTCGCTCCCCTACAGCGCCGACCAGCCGCCGTCGGAGGCGAGGATGGAGCCGTTGATGTTGGTGCCGTCGTCGCTGAGCAGGAAGGTGATGGAGGCGGCGAGCTGCGCGGCGGTGGCGGGTGTGGGGACGGTGGCCTGCATCAGCGGGCCGAGCCGTTCGGCCGCGAGCTGGGATCCCCAGTTGGCCACGATGTTGGTGATGGTGGGGCCGGGTGCCACGGCGTTGAAGCGCAGGCCCCTGGGCCCGTACATCACGGCCGAGTTCTTGGTCAGACCGACGACGGCGTGCTTGGACGCGGTGTAGGCGGCGCCGGCGGCGGACCCGCGCAGGCCGGCCTCGGAGGCGACGTTGACCACAGAGCCGGTGCCGGCGTCCAGCACGGTGACGATGACGGTCTTGCCGGCGAAGCGGCCGCTGGTGGTGGCTTCCTGCCATGTGGCTTCGTTGCCCATGATGTCCATCCAGACGTTGCTTTATTGGGTGGAGTC is a window of Arthrobacter sp. KBS0703 DNA encoding:
- a CDS encoding ATP-binding cassette domain-containing protein — protein: MWTGLCTLPEGYGAVLDDEGANVSAGEKQLLTIDRAFLARPSVLILDEATNSVDTRTEVLVQKAKSTLRSDRTCFVIAHRLSTIRDADLILVMEAVQIVEQGTHAELLAVGGAYSALYAAQFAAPVAEV
- a CDS encoding SDR family NAD(P)-dependent oxidoreductase; amino-acid sequence: MGNEATWQEATTSGRFAGKTVIVTVLDAGTGSVVNVASEAGLRGSAAGAAYTASKHAVVGLTKNSAVMYGPRGLRFNAVAPGPTITNIVANWGSQLAAERLGPLMQATVPTPATAAQLAASITFLLSDDGTNINGSILASDGGWSAL